Within the Pengzhenrongella sicca genome, the region CGGCCGGATCCGCGGGAAGCCCGCCCGCGCGCTCGCGGGTCGTGCGGTCGACGCCGTCGAGGTAGGCCACGACGAGGGCCTCCTTGGACGGGAAGTGGCGGTAGAACGTCGCGCGCGTGACCGAGGCCTGGGCGATCACCCGGTCGACGCCGACCCCGCGCAGGCCCTCGGCGTAGAACAGCGCCGACGCGGCCCGGAGCAGGCGGTCCCGGGCCGGTGAGGGGCGCGCGGGTGCGGGGCGCGCGGGTGGTGCCGTGGTCGCCGTCGGCGGGGTGCGCGTCGTCGTCGCGGGCGGGGTCATGTGATGAACGGTAGCCGCGACTCGACTTGACGTCCTGCGCCGCGGCGTGTCCACTGGACCATGGTAGAACGACCGTTCTATCTACCATTCTCATCCCTGCTCCTGGAGGCTCCTGTGTCTGCTGTCTACACCGCTGTCGCAACCGCAACCGGCGAGGGCCGCGACGGCCACACCCGGTCCTCGGACGGCCTCGTCGACCTCGACCTGGCGGTGCCGAAGGAGATGGGCGGCGCGGGTGGGGCCACCAACCCGGAGCAGCTCTTCGCCGCCGGGTACGCCGCGTGCTTCCACAGCGCGCTCAAGATGGTGGCGCGGAGCGCCGGGGTGTCGTTCACGGACTCCGCCGTCACGGCCGAGGTCGGCATCGGCCCGAATGGCGAGGGTGGCTTCGCGCTCGAGGTGACGCTGCGCGTCGAGCTCGGCGGCATCGACCAGGCCGCGGCCGACCGTCTCGTCGAGGCCGCGCACGGCGTGTGCCCGTACTCCAACGCGACCCGTGGCAACGTCCCGGTCGTGCTGGAGACC harbors:
- a CDS encoding organic hydroperoxide resistance protein — translated: MSAVYTAVATATGEGRDGHTRSSDGLVDLDLAVPKEMGGAGGATNPEQLFAAGYAACFHSALKMVARSAGVSFTDSAVTAEVGIGPNGEGGFALEVTLRVELGGIDQAAADRLVEAAHGVCPYSNATRGNVPVVLETVVG